A region of Asticcacaulis excentricus DNA encodes the following proteins:
- a CDS encoding acyl carrier protein, translated as MTDQAFIASVAEILEIDPAGLTGAETLTELGNWDSLAVITFVAMADANYNTVVSGDQLRAAQTIKDLAALVGL; from the coding sequence ATGACCGATCAGGCCTTCATCGCCTCTGTGGCGGAAATTCTCGAAATCGACCCGGCGGGTCTGACGGGTGCGGAAACCCTGACAGAGCTTGGCAACTGGGACAGCCTGGCCGTTATCACCTTTGTGGCCATGGCCGACGCCAACTACAATACGGTGGTTAGCGGTGATCAACTGCGCGCCGCGCAAACCATCAAGGATCTGGCCGCTCTGGTCGGGCTCTGA